From a region of the Pseudomonas fulva 12-X genome:
- the der gene encoding ribosome biogenesis GTPase Der, with protein MVPVIALVGRPNVGKSTLFNRLTRTRDAIVGDLSGLTRDRQYGEAKWQGRTYIVIDTGGISGDEEGIDAKMAEQSLQAIEEADAVLFLVDARAGLSASDQMIGEHLRKRNKRSFLVVNKVDNLDPDLARAEFSPLGMGEALPIAGAHGRGITQMLEAALGSFPKDAGEPEEGEETEEVAEGEEAKRIPGPSEKDGIKLAIIGRPNVGKSTLVNRMLGEDRVIVYDQAGTTRDSIYIPFERDDEKYTLIDTAGVRRRGKIFEAVEKFSVVKTLQAIQDSNVVVFVMDAREGVVDHDLNLLGFVLESGRALVIALNKWDGMEPSEREYVKTELQRRLFFVDFADIHFISALHGTGVGHLYKSVQASFKSAITRWPTSRLTQILEDAVQEHQPPLVNGRRIKLRYAHLGGANPPLIVIHGNQVDAVPRAYSRYLENTYRRVLKLVGTPIRIEYKGGENPYEGNKNTLTDRQVNKKRRLMSHHKKAEKKRKDKR; from the coding sequence ATGGTTCCCGTAATTGCCCTGGTGGGCCGGCCGAACGTCGGTAAATCCACCTTGTTCAACCGCCTGACCCGCACCCGCGACGCGATCGTCGGGGACCTTTCGGGTCTGACCCGCGACCGCCAGTACGGCGAGGCCAAATGGCAGGGGCGCACCTATATCGTGATCGACACCGGCGGTATCTCCGGTGACGAGGAAGGCATCGACGCCAAGATGGCCGAGCAGTCCCTGCAGGCCATCGAAGAAGCCGACGCCGTGCTGTTCCTGGTCGACGCCCGCGCCGGGCTGTCCGCCTCCGACCAGATGATTGGCGAGCACCTGCGCAAGCGCAACAAGCGCAGTTTCCTGGTGGTCAACAAGGTCGACAACCTCGACCCCGACCTGGCCCGCGCCGAGTTCTCGCCGCTGGGCATGGGCGAAGCCCTGCCTATCGCCGGTGCACATGGCCGCGGCATTACCCAGATGCTCGAAGCGGCCCTGGGTAGCTTCCCCAAGGATGCCGGTGAGCCGGAAGAGGGCGAGGAGACCGAAGAGGTCGCCGAGGGCGAGGAAGCCAAGCGCATTCCCGGCCCGAGCGAGAAGGACGGCATCAAGCTGGCCATCATCGGCCGTCCCAACGTCGGCAAGTCGACCCTGGTCAACCGCATGCTCGGTGAAGACCGGGTCATCGTCTACGATCAGGCCGGCACCACCCGCGACAGCATCTACATCCCCTTCGAGCGTGATGACGAGAAGTACACGCTGATCGACACCGCCGGCGTGCGTCGCCGCGGCAAGATCTTCGAGGCGGTGGAAAAGTTCTCGGTGGTCAAGACGCTGCAGGCCATCCAGGACTCCAATGTGGTGGTGTTCGTCATGGATGCCCGCGAAGGGGTGGTCGACCACGACCTCAACCTGCTCGGCTTCGTGCTCGAAAGTGGCCGCGCCCTGGTCATCGCCCTGAACAAGTGGGACGGCATGGAGCCCAGCGAACGCGAGTACGTGAAGACCGAGCTGCAGCGCCGGCTGTTCTTCGTCGACTTCGCCGATATCCACTTCATCTCGGCGCTGCACGGCACCGGTGTTGGCCATCTGTACAAATCGGTACAGGCTTCCTTCAAGTCGGCGATCACCCGCTGGCCGACCAGCCGCCTGACGCAGATTCTCGAAGACGCCGTGCAGGAGCACCAGCCGCCGCTGGTCAACGGTCGCCGCATCAAGCTGCGTTATGCCCACCTGGGCGGCGCCAACCCGCCGCTGATCGTGATCCACGGTAACCAGGTCGACGCCGTTCCGCGTGCCTACTCGCGTTACCTGGAAAACACCTACCGTCGCGTGCTCAAGTTGGTCGGTACGCCGATCCGCATCGAGTACAAAGGGGGCGAGAACCCTTACGAGGGTAACAAGAACACCCTCACCGATCGCCAGGTGAACAAGAAGCGCCGCCTGATGAGCCACCACAAGAAGGCCGAGAAGAAGCGCAAGGACAAGCGCTGA